GAAGTTTTAGCTGGTAAAGTTGCCTGCAACCTAGTGTTGGAACACGTATTTAGTCCAGCCTGATTGGAAACGGACTCTCTCCTTCTTGTGCAAGGCATCCACTCAATTCATGATTTTGCTGTTCTTTTAAGAGGAATTTATGAGGATGTTTTGCATCTCTTTGCTCAGCTTTCAGGTTGCGCCTTCACTCACCTTTATAGGGATGGAAATTATGTTGCTCACACCCTTACTTGTTGGGCTCTAAATTGTAAACCTTGTGATGTCTTTTTTACTTCTTCTCCTCCTTTTCTTGAGGATATCATCTCTAGGGATTGTAATTGACTTTGTTTATTGAATCTTTTTCGTTTCTTCTCAAAAAAGAAGAAGATAAGAACAGTGCAGTAAATTTTGGTCACATGGACGAGGTTTACTTCTGTACTTGACATCACTGAATGGTGAATAAAGGGTCAAACTTTTCACTACAGCTTGGTTCTTAAAAACTTTCTGTCTTTTGATTCAATGGTTCATAAAAACTTGACAATTATTTGTTGAAGTTGACATTTGGAGACTTCCAAGGCATTGTTTTCCTTGGGGATATATCTATGGCTTATTTCCATTCTGGTGTTAGATATTTAACTCCAACCATAGGCTCTGCTTCTCTCTCTTTTCAAATGGCAAACATTTTCTCCTATGCTTCCATTACACCACGCCTCACTGCTCAGCACCACTACCTTAATTTCCAGCCAAACCAGCGTTACAGTATCTGCAGAATTCATTGCAGTGGAGAAAACTCAACGAGTAAATCGACTTCCAATAAAGAATCCCAACCTGAAAATGCAAATGTTGTGCTTAAGGTTGCTTGGTATGCCTCTGAGTTTTTGGGCATTGCCACTTCATTTTTCAACCCACCATCCAAAGTTGAAGCTCCTGAAACTGCTTTTGAGCTTGCAAGAGATGGGTCTGGAGCCGTTGATCGTGCCGGAGTAGTAAAATCAATCAAAGATGACTTCGAAAGATCTTACTTTGTCACAGGTTAGTGAAAAATTTCAATGTTACTTTTTATTGAGCTCTTATGTTTCATAACGAGTAATGATTTTTTCATGCTTTAATTACTAGGGAACCTTACGCTTGATGCTTATGAAGAAGATTGTGAATTTGCTGATCCTGCAAGCTCATTTAAAGGGCTTCAACGTTTCAAAAGGAACTGTACTAATTTTGGTTCCCTTTTAACGAAGTCAAATATGAAGCTTATGAAGTGGGAAGATTTTGAGGTAATATCACCAATTCACCATTTCCATGGATTCTCTGATTATGAATCTTATGCTGCCGCCTTGACTGAAGAAGTTCAGTTATATCTATTCAGTTCTCATTCACTGTAGTTTCTGCAAGTATTTCATCAAACTTTTTGTTTGGTTACAGGATAAAGGAATTGGTCACTGGAGATTCAGTTGTATCTTGTCATTCCCTTGGAGGCCAATTCTATCTGGTATGTTTTTGTACAATCACTACATTTATCAAATACAGCAATTCGCGCTGTGAGGATTGGAACATAAGACGTTTCCATGGAATAATTTCTTTTTGTCACCTGTGTATAGCACTAGAAGTGAAAAGCTTGTCAATCCAGTCCATGTTTAAACTTTAATATCAAACCATTTGTTAGCTACCTCATTTGGACATTTTCTGCATGGGGAAACACCCAATATTCCCAAAATCTATAGGGCACCTCAAATAAGACTGTCGCTTTCATTAGCTAGTTTACTAAGGTAAATGCTTGCTCTGAACCATTCTGACTTTGTTGTTGCAGCAAGTGGATACACCGAGTACTACTTTGATAAACAGTCAGGGAAAGTGTCCAGGTAACTTGTTGTTACAATAAGATAACTTGTTTTCTCTATCCCAATATTTTCATATATAAGTAGCTTTGTAAAATTCAGGCATGTAGAGCACTGGAATGTTCCCAAGATGGTTTTACTGAAGCAGATTTTGAAGCCAAGCAGGCGATTCTGGCTTAAGAAAACAGGTGGTTGAAGAATTGCTATTTGTGGAAAAGGAGGATCAGAGTGACAAGCTATGGCCAACTTCTTCAGACTCTGATCACAACTTTGATTGTTTATGTTCATGGAAATGGAAGCTGTAATTGATTAAGGAGTGACCTGGTGGTAGTAAATAGTAATGTTGATGTTTTGGCATTTCTAAGTTATCTATGAGAATTGTACATCAATGACCAAAATGAAGGTGAACTTAGCTGATTTCAAATCCACCAGATTTGCTACTGTCACCTTACAGAAATCCTACATTAATCACTGCACATAGCAAAAGTTGGAAAATTGAGTCTGCTTAATAGTATTTTTAATGGGAGTAGCCGGTAGGAATATAATTTGAAAATGATGTAAAGGTGTTAAAAAGAGCCACCAACCTTACTATATTTGTTTTTTTTGGTTAGTCCAGTCTACTATATTTGTTTTTTTGCATAGTCAAGTCTCGTTATAACGCATATTCTTTCTATGAGGACTCAGGTCTACTACTATTACAACTCCTACATATGATACCAAAGATTGTTTGTCTTGGACAAAACCTTTCTCTCTGCACATTCAGACTGAGCCATGGCGTTCCCATTCTTGGATGTAGTTGTCGGTACGAATCAATTTGTATCTCTTGCTCAGTTTGTCTACTCTTTTCCTCTGCTCACCTTCACGTTCCATAGCTTGTGACTTCTTTTAACTTGTAAGCTTGTAACTACTTTTAACTTACAAGCTTTTTACAGGTTCTATGATATTGATGTACATCTTTGAAACTTACTTGGATTTGAGGCAACATTCGGCTCTTAAACTTCCAACCCTTCCTAAAACTTTGGAAGGAGTAATCAGCCAAGAAAAGTTTGAGAAGTCGCGAGCCTACCGTCTTGAAAGAAGGTATATCTGATTCTTTCTCCATCATATCTCCTTGGTATTCTCAAATGATGCTTTTTCCTTTTCTTGATTTTCAGTCACTTCCATTTTGTTTGTGAGTTAGTGAGAATACTTATGGACTTAGCAATATTGTTCTTTAAGGTTTTGCCTTGGTTTTGGAAGGTATGTGATATAAAGAGGTATTCTGTTTTTGGGAATCTGCTTGATGCTCTACTGTTGTTGTTTGATTAGTTCTGTTTTCCTTTTTGATAATCTCAGAAATCAGGACATTTTGTAGCTCTAGTTGGCCTCAATGAAGAAAATGAGATACTGCATACCCTTGCATTTTTAGCTGGTGTTCTGATTTGGCTGGAGGTTAGCATATTTATTGCTTATAGCTTATAAGTTACTGAGAGTTTATGAACAATTAAATTAGTATCAGAATTACAATTTTCTAGATACATCTATACTGATTGGCTTATAAAGGTATTGACACTCTACATTTCTGGACCAGATCACAAGTTTACCATTTTCTCTCTACTCCATATTTGTGATCGAAGCCCGTCATGGTTTTAATAAGGTTGATTTGCATTGCTACTCAGACCTCATCATGTTTCATTCCATCTTTTATCTCTATCATTTCTTGTTGCTTTAACTTCTAACATGACTTTGTATCTGTTTTACAGCGAACAATATGGTTATTCTTTAGTGACAGGTCGAAAGGAATTTGTCTTTCTGTTATACTTGTCCCACCTATAGTGTCTGCAGCAATTTTAATTATAAAGGTAAACCATGCCAACGTACTATATTTGAGCAAATCAGCTTTCTATTGGCAATTTGGCATTGCTTGGTCTATGTTCATGACTTATTAATCACTTTTTCTTTAAACCTCAGAATTTGGTGTTAGATTTCTTTTTCATGATCAACTATGTGGTTACAGAAAGGAGGTGCTTACTCAGTCATTTATCTGTGGGTGCTCACGCTCATTCTTTCGCTTGTGATGATGACAATCTACCCAATTCTAATAGCCCCACTCTTTCACAAGTTCACCCCTGTGAGTTTCCAACAATTAATGATGACTATTGAAATCGATTCCAATTCATTCATCTTGTTATTATGTTCCGTTCTGTTGTCTTAATTTCCTTGTTACATGTGACATTAGCTTCCAGAGGGCCAGCTGAGAGAGAAAATTGAGACGCTTGCTTCGTCCCTCAAGTTTCCATTGAAGAAGCTGTTTGTGGTTGATGGATCTAGAAGGTCAAGTCACAGCAATGTGAGGATTCAACTTTTTCACCATCTTTATTTTGTTCTAATTAGTTGTTGTACTAGTGGACTTACTGATTTTACCTGTTTATCATCATATACAGGCATACATGTATGGATTTTTTAATAACAAGAGGATTGTCCTCTATGATACACTGATTCAGCAGGTATTTCACACCAAAGTAATTCTTTTGCATTTTCATGGTTAGTTAATCTGTTGCACCAAGTCATTTATCTGAGAAATTGATGGTTGCGCGCAGTGCGAAAATGATGATGAAATTGTAGCTGTTATAGCTCATGAGCTAGGCCATTGGAAGCGTAATCACATAGTCTACTCTTTAATTGCCAACCAGGTATATATGCTTTCATCTTGTATTGCAAATTTATGCCAGTGAAGCAACTCGCGTCATATCTGGTTGATTTTGAATTCCTGATCAGTCTTTTTTTTTTTTCCGATTGGTGCAGATCTGTGCACTATTATACATTGGGGGCTATACTCTTGTGAGGCACTGGAGCAGTCTGTTTCAAAGTTTTGGGTTTCATACAAGACCACTGATCATTGCTCTCATCATATTTCAGGTATCAAGACATAGCCTCTCTTCTATTGCCACTTTCTTTCTTCCAATTTGTCCTTATGCTAATCTTGTGGTTCTGATTTGTTATACCATAATATTTTGACATACACTTGTACTTCACTTTTTGTTTACAGTATGCCATAACACCTATTCAGAATCTTGTATACTTTGCTGGTAACCTTGTGAGCCGAGCTTTTGAATATCAGGTGAATCTGCACTTCACAGTTGGCATTTCATTTCTCTCCCTTCCCCGGATTTATTTCTCATCAATTTTTCTTTTGCAGGCTGATGCTTTTGCTAAGAAACTTGGTTACGCCTCTTCGATTCGAGCCAGTCTTGTTAGACTACAGGTAATTTATCTTAGTTTATCAACTCGTGTTGGAATGTGGTTTTTGGTCTTTGCATTAACTCATTGTGTGTGAACTCTTACCGAGCTTGCTGCTAAAACAGAATGTTATGTTGTTTTTCTTTTCAGGAAGAGAACTTAGCAGCTATGAATATTGATCCTTGGTACTCAGCATATCACTACACTCACCCCACACTTGTTGAAAGGTTGGCTGCAATTGGTAAAATGGACAAGGAGGAATGTACGTAGTATCTGATGATTGATGAGCCAAAAGATAATTATGTAACTGTAAGTGGGTAAATGAGCGAAAAGATAATGATGTAATAACTGTAAGTGGGTAAAGTTCATAGAGGATATATATGATACTATAGGGTGCCTATTTTCTGGTAGTGCTAAACTGCTAATTAATTCTCTCCCTCAAGAATGAGTTCACAATCTCATACTGGCTATTGAAAAGTCTCAGTTTCATCTTTACCTCCTATATTGGTAAACGACTGTGTTAACCCTACAAAAAAATGTCAAAAATCGATGTGGTACGGGTTAAACAATAGTGTCTTACTAAGCATCAGCAAATTCCAAGTTTTATCAAAGATGATCACAAACTGCAAGTTATTCATATTAAAATTACATCTGATGCCGAGGCATTGAGGCGCTCTTAGGTTTGGACAAGGTCTAGGAGACTAGCTAGGACCATTCAAGCAAGGTGGTATAGAAGTCGCCCTTTAGTACCATTTGATCAAATCTACTGTGTTGCATGGTCTTGAATGTATAGGAAGTTAGACATTAGACATATGCTGGACAAAGAAAAGGTAGTTGTCCCCTTCTACTTAGCTGAACTCATTTTTGTAACGACTAGAATCTCAGAATTGTATATGAGGATTAGAAAATAGTGACAGGAAAAAAGAACTATAAAACTCGACTTGTGTATCACAAGGTCTTCGTCAATGACTAAACAAAGAAAATCACATTAACTTCTCCGACTCTGACCGGACAGATCCAACTAACTTCTCTGACTCAACTCCCAAGTTGTCATGGCAAGATAGCATTACATAGTTTGAATGTGAATAAGAGTTTTGGTTTCCATGGAAGCTTAGCTAGTTACTTAGAGTTGGGTTACAGCTGAAACGCCATTCTTTTCTGGAACCATACAACCAAAGTATGATGAGGAATGAAGATCAAGACCATATTCCACTAAGGTTAGTTGGTTTCTTTTCATCCATGATCGTTTCTATTTTCCCTTTGTTAAACTTTTCACCTGTGTCTGTCCTTTACTTTTCTTTCATTAGTGCTCAAGTTTTCTTTATCATTCCTATAGTGTTGAGGATGCTGGAAGATCCACACCACAACTCATTTTAAGTTGGAGGAGCTGTTTGGAAATGATAGCAAAAGTTCCGATGCCGGTATGGAATCGGATATCTATAATTTCATCTGTGATTGGAGTCTCAGCAGATCCTTTGTTCTTTTATGTTCCATTCCTTGATGAAGAAAACAAGTGCATTGGAGTTGACAAGAAGTTGAGGATTGCAGTCCTTATTTTGAGATCACTTACAGATAGCACTACTCTGGTGTACATTATGCACCACATTCGCAAAACTCTTTTCAAACATGTTGGATCTGAATCCACAGGATGGAATTGGAATAAAGCTAAGAAGTTCTTTCTGAAGTTCTTGTTTCAGATTCTCATCGTTCTTCCCATTCCACAGGTAAGACTTAATTGGTGATTTTTACTGGACATCTGAACTAGCTATTAGTATCTTGGTTTAATACTATCATATATATATATATATATGGGGCTTCTCTGCTACGGACGTCCGCACCGATTTCCGTCTGTTCACCACCGTACGGCGCCGCGCGAGGGCGCGCCTTCACCCCAACGAACTCCAGCAGCTTCCCCGACCACTTTCCATCCCCGGCGAGTCCGTTCTTTTCCAGTTTTCCGGCGAGATCACCCAAAACTTCAAATAAAGTCGATCTCGCCGGAAAACTGGAATTCGGCTGAGTCGCCGGGGATAGAAAGTGGTCGGGGAAGCTGCTGGAGTCCGCTGGGGTGAAGGCACGCCCTCGCGCGGCGCCGTACGGTGTCGAACGGACGGAAATCCGCACCGTAAAACGGTGCGGACGTCCGCACCTGAGAATGCCTCATATATAGGGCTTCTCTGCTTCGGAGGTCCGCAATGTATTTTTTTTTCTCTCCAGGTGCTAGTCCTGGTTCTTTTCTTCAGAATGAGAGGCGATAAATATTTTGAGGATAGAATGATGATGAATATCTTCCTTCTTGTCCAATATGTTCCAAGGATGTATCAGATTTATCTATTATCTAAGCAACTTACAAAGCACGTCGGAATATTGATCAAGGGTGTCTTCTATTTGTTTATGTACATCCTTGCTAGCCATGTAAGTTTCGACTCTCTTATCATTTCACCTTCCATTATTTTTATTAGAAGCAAATCATTGATTAAGTTTTATTAGCATCTTAAACACATGCTATAGAGGTAGAAGTTGCAAGATGTTGTTCATTTTGTTTATACACACATCCTTGGTATTCTGGAGAAAATTGACTGTAATATCTAATAGCCATGTGAGCTTTAACAAATTAGATATCATGAACTCTGATTTTAATCTAGAGATTCCCACTGTTACTTAGTAGTTTTTGTTGAAATTTTAGATACTCGGAGCCTTCTTCTACTTTCTTTCCATTCAACGAGTAACAACGTGCTGGCACCAGACATGTAGAATCACTGGAGGATGTAGAACTACTTATCATTGTGGCGATCACACTAGTACTTCTGTTAATATCACATTGCTTACAGAATTATGCCCCATAAGTCCCTCAAACGCTACTATGTTCGACTTTGGAATATTTGGTAATGGCCTTCAGTCTGGTAACCTGGGACTGATAGATTTTTCAGAAAAAGTATTCTACTTTGTCTGGTGGGGGCTGCGAAATCTAAGGTTCGGGTTATGAACCTATTCTGTATATGTATATTGAGCTAAATTGACAAGCATTTCACATTGACTTCCACCTTTCACTAGTTCAGACTTCAGACATCCACTATTTCTCAGTAGATGTTGTCAATAACTGTAAATGACCCTTCTAAGCTTCTATCACAAAAACTCTGTTTTTTTTTTTCTTTTTTCTTTTTTCTTCTTTTTTCCAACTTGAGGGATTTCATGCAATTTCATTTAACCGATTCAAATGGTTTATGTTTAGACCTCTACTCATCGATCAGTTTCATGGACAAATTGTATTCGTTTGCATGTATAGCTCAAGCATGACTTGAGAGTTGATGCTTTTGTTGATTTTCCATTTCTAAGAATTCTTTAGACATTTCAAAATGATGGATTTGAACCAGACTGGATATTATTATAACTCATATATGTAGAAATCCTTTGTAATACGAGCATGGGCGTGTGTGTGTGTGTATCCTAAATTTTCCAGTTAAGGAGTAGCTAAATTGTTAATTCTGCTAAAGCACTCTGCCATCACACATATTGCTTAATCCTTTTCCTATCGTATTGCAGTAACTTTGGCACAAATCTGGAAACAAGCTCCTATTTGTGGGAAAATTGCTTGGCAATTCTTATTTCTGTTATGGGTTTGCTATTGTTTTTATATCTTATTGGGAATGTGCAGGTTAGTAATGATCATTTCCCTATGTCTTAGTGGTTGCTATGTTTACTATAAATCCTTAGCTTGTAACTTTATTTCTTTAAAATTTTATCAAAAAAGAATCCCCTAGCTATCTTAAAAAGTTGAAACTACACTGGGGAGAGTGAAATAAGCTAGCTGTGCCATCTACTACTGATTCATTTATATATTTGTCATTGTGTTCAATTTAAACTGGTCTGAGTATTATTTGGCTAAATGCTTACTCCCATCTAATTGAATAGCTTTCAAAATCATAATGCGGTTTAGTTACCCTGGATAATTTAATTTTCTCTTGGTTTTCAGAAATTCTTGTACTCACTATATTCAATTTGGCACTACAACCTGAATGAAACTCAATCATGCATTCATTTTTTAAAAGGTCCAAGAATTGCAGCTGCATTGATTTAATTGCTATCTTATTTCAAAAAGAGTAGTTTTATATAGTGTGTTGTACAAATTAAACTATAATGTTTCTTGTGAAACAGCAATGTATGCAGTGGGAGGCGGAAAAGGATGAGGTGCTTAAGAGACTGAAAAAATCAAAGGAAAATATAGAATTCTGGATGGACGACAGAGGTGTCGATGATGAGAAGTTAAGGAAAGAAATCATGGCAGACATAGATAATATACCGGAAGAAAAAAAAGGTGCTGATCTCGACGATCTATTCTCAATTCTATCCGAGGAGACAAGTAAATCTTTGAAGTATTTGCTGTGTATGAAAATGCTAAAGAATGTATGTTTCATTGTCCCTCAGTTCTGTAGTTTCTAATTCTCTCTTTGTACCTAATGTAAGCAGCTAACAAAGTAATACTACGTGCATGTGTTTTTGTATAGGTACCAAAGCTTAAAGATATGACTGACTTTGTGTTGAGGAGCATCTGCAGCTATCTAGAGCCAGTGTTATACAAAGATGGTACCTTTTTTGTAAAAGTGGGAGAACCACTTGATCGTTTGATTCTTGTTACAGATGGCAATATGTTGGTCTATACATCAAATAGTATCCACAGGTGTGTGGAGGACGGTGGTGTTTATGGAGATGAACAACTTCTGAGTTGGGCATCATCCAACTCCAACATGTTTGTCTCTTTAACAAACATACCTATCTCAAAAGAAAATGTGAAATGTATCACAAAAGTAAAAGGCTTTGTGATCAGGGCTGAGGACTTGGGAAACATGTCTATGTACAAACACACTAGGAATTCTACCGAATCTAACCTTGGGAAGGAGATAGCATTTTCTAGCACATCAACAGAAACCTCTCCTTTCAGCAATCAACCAACATCGACTGTTCCTACACTAGATGTCGATCCCACCAGCTTCAAAGGATTGTAGCAGCAGCATGTATCTTGGTACGCCAATGCTTTTGTATTACTGGGCAATCTGCAGGACATGCAAATCTGTGATCAGCTAGCTACTGTATACATGCA
Above is a window of Fragaria vesca subsp. vesca linkage group LG7, FraVesHawaii_1.0, whole genome shotgun sequence DNA encoding:
- the LOC101306968 gene encoding uncharacterized protein LOC101306968; the encoded protein is MANIFSYASITPRLTAQHHYLNFQPNQRYSICRIHCSGENSTSKSTSNKESQPENANVVLKVAWYASEFLGIATSFFNPPSKVEAPETAFELARDGSGAVDRAGVVKSIKDDFERSYFVTGNLTLDAYEEDCEFADPASSFKGLQRFKRNCTNFGSLLTKSNMKLMKWEDFEDKGIGHWRFSCILSFPWRPILSASGYTEYYFDKQSGKVSRHVEHWNVPKMVLLKQILKPSRRFWLKKTGG
- the LOC101307257 gene encoding CAAX prenyl protease 1 homolog yields the protein MAFPFLDVVVGSMILMYIFETYLDLRQHSALKLPTLPKTLEGVISQEKFEKSRAYRLERSHFHFVCELVRILMDLAILFFKVLPWFWKKSGHFVALVGLNEENEILHTLAFLAGVLIWLEITSLPFSLYSIFVIEARHGFNKRTIWLFFSDRSKGICLSVILVPPIVSAAILIIKKGGAYSVIYLWVLTLILSLVMMTIYPILIAPLFHKFTPLPEGQLREKIETLASSLKFPLKKLFVVDGSRRSSHSNAYMYGFFNNKRIVLYDTLIQQCENDDEIVAVIAHELGHWKRNHIVYSLIANQICALLYIGGYTLVRHWSSLFQSFGFHTRPLIIALIIFQYAITPIQNLVYFAGNLVSRAFEYQADAFAKKLGYASSIRASLVRLQEENLAAMNIDPWYSAYHYTHPTLVERLAAIGKMDKEECT
- the LOC101307542 gene encoding cyclic nucleotide-gated ion channel 1-like: MMRNEDQDHIPLSVEDAGRSTPQLILSWRSCLEMIAKVPMPVWNRISIISSVIGVSADPLFFYVPFLDEENKCIGVDKKLRIAVLILRSLTDSTTLVYIMHHIRKTLFKHVGSESTGWNWNKAKKFFLKFLFQILIVLPIPQVLVLVLFFRMRGDKYFEDRMMMNIFLLVQYVPRMYQIYLLSKQLTKHVGILIKGVFYLFMYILASHILGAFFYFLSIQRVTTCWHQTCRITGGCRTTYHCGDHTSTSVNITLLTELCPISPSNATMFDFGIFGNGLQSGNLGLIDFSEKVFYFVWWGLRNLSNFGTNLETSSYLWENCLAILISVMGLLLFLYLIGNVQQCMQWEAEKDEVLKRLKKSKENIEFWMDDRGVDDEKLRKEIMADIDNIPEEKKGADLDDLFSILSEETSKSLKYLLCMKMLKNVPKLKDMTDFVLRSICSYLEPVLYKDGTFFVKVGEPLDRLILVTDGNMLVYTSNSIHRCVEDGGVYGDEQLLSWASSNSNMFVSLTNIPISKENVKCITKVKGFVIRAEDLGNMSMYKHTRNSTESNLGKEIAFSSTSTETSPFSNQPTSTVPTLDVDPTSFKGL